DNA sequence from the Oncorhynchus nerka isolate Pitt River linkage group LG9b, Oner_Uvic_2.0, whole genome shotgun sequence genome:
TCTACTTTGGACCCATCCAGACGTTCGATCAGTTCCATGTTCAGGTGAGTCATTTTTCTACTTTTGGACTCATCCAGACTTTCGATCAGTTCCATGTTCAGGTGAGTCATTTTTCTACTTTTGGACTCATCCAGACTTTCGATCAGTTCCATGTTCAGGTGAGTCATTTTTCTACTTTTGGACTCATCCAGACTTTCGATCAGTTCCATGTTCAGGTGAGTCATTTTTCTACTTTTGGACTCATCCAGACTTTCGATCAGTTCCATGTTCAGGTGAGTCATTTTTCTACTTTGGACTCATCCAGACTTTCGATCAGTTCCATGTTCAGGTGAGTCATTTTTCTACTTTTGGACTCATCCAGACTTTCGATCAGTTCCATGTTCAGGTGAGTCATTTTTCTACTTTGGACTCATCCAGACGTTCCATCAGTACCATGTTCAGAGGAGTTATATCCTTGAGCAGGTGAAGCTGGTAGTCATAATTAAATTGACATTGTAATATTTCACTAGAGTATTTAGTTCATCAATTTGATGTCACTTTAGTTTGTTTTCTATATATTTGTTGTTTTATAGAACTAATGTATTGGtcagttatttttttttttaccataccATGATCTTTAAACTTTGATTCCCCCAGGCCAACAACCCTAACCTGACCCGTaagcagagagagatgtggaacATTACCACCGGGGCTTTGTTGCACCTGGGAGCCATTTTTGTGGTGGACGTGTTCTTCcactacctgtacatcctgaccATCCCCAACGACATGAAGCTGGTCAAGCAGCTGTCCGACTGGTCCTTGGGTCAGTTCAGCTAACTTTAAGGTTCAACAGTTATCAGTGTGGGCCAAGGAGTTTTTCCTGATCAGGAACACATAATCATGAAAAAAGGTTATAGCCCTTCTTATCAAGCATTGAAATACACCAAGGCCGGGATTCAATCCCATCACACTTTGTCGACAATGCACCTTTTAAGGGCAATGTTTCCCGTGTTCGCAGAGACcgcattcacggtaaacactgcatatgttttCTTCACGTTAAACACTGCATACGTTTTCTTCAcgataaacactgcatatgttttcttcacagtaaacactgcatatgtattcTTCAAtggtaaacactgcatatgttttCTTCACGGTAAACACTGCATACGTTTTCTCAATCGGAAATTACTTTTTAATGGTACATTGTCGATCGGATTGAATCCCGGCCTAATGCTGGGCGTACACTACACGACTTCGAAATAATAACACATTTCCCGATTTTCTTGTCACAAATCTTTCATTCAAACCATCCTCAAACCCAGGATGTGGGTGCTCACATTACACCATGATTGCCTAGTTAATCATGCCCTGCATTTCTCGGGTTCTCGTAAAAATGCCATAAAGCAAAGATAACGGAAACATAACAGAAACATAACCAAACATAACAGAAACATAACCAAACATAACAGAAACATAACCAAACATAACAGAAACATAACCAAACATAACAGAAACATAACCAAACATAACCAAACATAACAGAAACATAACAGAAACATAACCAAACATAACAGAAACATAACAGAAACATAACAGAAACATAATCAAACATAACCAAACATAACCAAACATAACAGAAACATAACCAAACATAACCAAACATAACATAAACATTACCAAACATAACCAAACATAACCGAACATAACAGAAACATAACCAAACATAACCAAACATAACAGAAACATAACAGAAACATAACCAAACATAACCAAACATAACAGAAACATAACCAAACATAACAGAAACATAACCACACATAACAGAAACATAATCAAACATAACCAAACATAACCAAACATAACAGAAACATAACAGAAACATAACCAAACATAACCAAACATAACAGAAACATAACCAAACATAACAGAAACATAACCAAACATAACAGAAACATAACCAAACATAACCAAACATAACAGAAACATAACCAAACATAACAGAAACATAACCAAACATAACAGAAACATAATCAAACATAACCAAACATAACCAAACATAACAGAAACATAACCAAACATAACCAAACATAACAGAAACATTACCAAACATAACCAAACATAACCGAACATAACAGAAACATAACCAAACATAACCAAACATAACCAAACATAACAGAAACATAACCAAACATAACCAAACATAACAGAAACATAACCAAACATAACAGAAACATAATCAAACATAACCAAACATAACAGAAACATAACAGAAACATAACCAAACATAACAGAAACATAATCAAACATAACCAAACATAACAGAAACATAACAGAAACATAACCAAACATAACGCAAACAGCGTCATTAATTAGTGTGCACAATTAATGTGTTGAGAAACATCAAGAAAGAAACGGAAGCGCAGAATATGGACCAGCTAATGGAAGAGGCTCAGAATATGGACCAGCCAATGGAAGAGGCTCAGAATATGGACCAGCCAATGGAAGAGGCTCAGAATATGGACCAGCCAATGGAAGAGGTGCAGAATATGGACCAGCCAATGGAAGAGGCTCAGAATATGGACCAGCCAATGGAAGAGGTGCAGAATATGGACCAGCCAATGGAAGAGGTGCAGAATATGGACCAGCCAATGGAAGAGGCTCAGAATATGGACCAGCCAATGGAAGAGGCTCAGAATATGGACCAGCCAATGGAAGAGGCTCAGAATATGGACCAGCCAATGGAAGAGGTGCAGAATATGGACCAGCCAATGGAAGAGGCTCAGAATATGGACCAGCCAATGGAAGAGGTGCAGAATATGGACCAGCCAATGGAAGAGGCACAGAATATGGACCAGCTAATGGAAGAGGCTCAGAATATGGACCAGCCAATGGAAGAGGCGCAGAATTCGGACCAGCCAATGGAAGAGGCTCAGAATATGGACCAGTCAATGGAAGAGGCGCAGAATATGGACCAGCCAATGGAAGAGGCGCAGGATATGGACCAGCCAATGGAAGAGGCGCAGAATATGGACCAGCCAATGGAAGAGGCTCAGAATATAGACCAGCTAATGGAAAAGGCGCAGAATTCGGACCAGCCAATGGAAGATGTTCAGAATATAGACCAGCCAATGGAAGAGGTTCAGAATATGGACCAGTCAATGGAAGAGGTGCAGAATATGGACCAGCCAATGGAAGAGGCGCAGAATATGGACCAGCCAATGGAAGAGGTGCAGAATATGGACCAGACAATGGAAGATGTTCAGAATATGGACCAGCCAATGGAAGAGGTTCAGAATATGGACCAGTCAATGGAAGAGTTGCAGAATATGGACCAGCCAATGGAAGAGGTGCAGAATATGGACCAGCCAATGGTTGGACTTGGACAATATGGACTTTCGATTCTACAGAGGGAATGGGAGGTCATATAAAACGTTTAACATTGAAAAGGCAGCTGTTCTCTCCACAGCTCCCCCAATCTGTCTTACATCACCTCGGTCCACACGGTGCATGTTGTTGTTGCTCTCCTCTTCACCATCTTTGTTTTGGTCTCACATGCTCAGGGCTCATTGGCTATTGGCAGTAGTCCGTTTCCCAATTGCGTCGTAGCACTGCTCATACTACAAGATGTACGACAAAAATGTCTGACATGTCAGAAATGTATAAGGTCATCCGACAGGGGTCTGGAGAACGGAACAGTCATCATCGCTGCGTCCTTGACCTGTTCAAACTACGGCAGTCCCGACGTATACCGACCCTAGCCCAAGTTCATAGGATTTCACCCCGATCATTCAAATGAATCTGAGATGGAAAAAAACATGGCGAATTCGTAGCGAAATAGTGTAGTGTACGACCTGCATAAATCCACTGGATTGAATCCTGTTTATTTCCTCACCTGACCAGGAAAACAAAAAATACAACCTCATCTTATAGGCCAATATCACTACCTAACAGAGATATCAAGTTTAGCATGATTTCTCTGCAGAGCTGTCGGTGGTTGTGGTAATACAAATATGATATTACGCTATGGTATTATCTTCTCTCTATATAGCGTATACATATTATCAATGACACGTTAAAATTTGTAACAAAACTGTAAGTTAATCGCATGTCGTTTCAAATGATGCATGATCTGACAGGAACTTGTTTTGTCTCGTCTGTAGCTGGCCTGGCCTACTGTAACCTGGTGTatgtctggtctctctgtctcgtctgtAGCTGGCCTGGCCTACTCTAACCTGGTGTATGACTGGGTGAAGGCAGCGGTGATGTTTGGGGTGATCAACACTGTGGCCAGACTGGATCATCTGGATCCTCCTCAGCCTCCTAAGTGTATCACCATGCTCTACGTGTTCGCTGAGACGTAAGTGTCCAACCACCACAGGGATTCACATGTACTGAATCCCTGTGGATAAGAGCATTGGTCCAGTAATCGAatggtcgctggttcgaatacgAGAGACGAAATCTCTCGAATGTGCCCTTGTGCAAAGCACTTAAAActgaattgctcctgtaaatcgctcagggataagagtgtctgctacatGGCGTGAATGCATGTCTCAGAACCCTTCACATGTGAACACTTGGTCTAGTGAATGTCGGAAGCTGTGTTCTGTGCCATGCCATCACAATGAGTATTGAGTTTTAGGTCAATGAATATAGAGTCCATGCTCTCTAACTAATATCCTCTCTTCAATTTGTAGGCACTTTGACAGAGGCATCAATGACTGGCTGTGCAAGTGAGTGTCCCATAGTCGATATAGATGGAAAAACATTTTCAAAACCCTCTCAATGCCCAGAATTCATTTTAAAGCTTATTTACTGCCCAATATCAGTGGTCCCTAAACGGTTTCACTCTGGCCCCACTCCCATCATTGGGGAACATCCTTTGATGACCAGAGACAAAAACCATGAACCCTTCAGTACTAACAAACGGTGTCTCCATCTCGATCTCCTCTGACAGGTATGTGTACGATTACATTGGAGGAAGCCACAAACATATCTTCAAGGAGCTTGTGGCGACCATCTGTACGTTCGTTGTGACCACTTTGTGGCTGGGTCCATGTGAGCTGGTCTACATCTGGTCGTTCTTCAACTGCTTTGGTCTCAACCTGGAGCTCTGGGTGGACAAGATCTTCTCCTTACCTCCCTTCTCCAACATCGAGGTAAGTTAACACCAGCGGCAAACCATCCTTGcctcccactgctggcttgcctctgaagcaaAGCAGTTTTGATCCTGTTTGATCCTTGggtgggagaccagatgctgctggaagtggtgttggagggccagtccTCATCCTGGGGGGGCTACTGTACCGTCTGCAGGAGAGGCTACTGTACCCTCTGGGGGGGCTACTGTACCCTCTGGGGGAGCTACTGTACTCTCTGGGGGCTGCTGTACCCTCTGGGGGGGCTACTGTACCGTCTGGGGGCTGCTGTACCCTCTGCAGGAGAGGCTACTGTACCCTCTGGGGGCTACTGTACCGTCTGCAGGAGAGGCTACTGTACCCTCTGGGGGCTACTGTACCCTCTGGGGAGCTACTGTACTCTCTGGGGGCTGCTGTACCCTCTGGGGGCTACTGTACCCTTGGGGGCTATTGTACCCCAGCTGTGTACTGATATGAATCAGCTGCTCATTGGAATCATGattagctgaatcaggtgtgctgCCAATGTTACCATAATGGCTCCCAATATTTAAATATTGCTTTGAAATCCAATCCTTTCAGATTCATATCTGCAGGAGTGGCTGTAGAAAATAAGGTCTGGAGACTGATTGAGTCCCTATGTCCCCTCTGTCCACAGTATGCCATAGGTGAGGCCATGTCTCGTAGAATCAGAGCCGTCTTCGGGGCCCTCAACTTCTGGACTATCATCCTCTACAACGTCCTGGCTCTCAACAGTCTGGAGTTTGCTAAGCTGGTGGGAAAAAGACTGATCGTCCAAGGTAAGAAGGACCTTTACTGTAGTGGACAACACAAAGAACAATGCTCAAAAGTCATGGGGAAAAAGTATATTCCATAATTACATTACAGGCCAAAAGTAAATATTGTATGTAATTACATTGCCACAGAGAATAACGGCTTGTTGGTCTGAGGTGTTCTTGACCAGTCTGATAAAGATGTCCTCCTTCCTTGGAAACTGTTCTTGACCAGTCTGATAAAGATGTCCTCCTTCCTTGGAAACTGTTCTTGACCAGTCTGATAAAGATGTCCTCCTTCCTTGGAAGCTGTTCTTGACCAGTCTGATAAAGATGTCCTCCTTCCTTGGAAGCTGTTCTTGACCAGTCTGATAAAGATGTCCTCCTTCCTTGGAAACTGTTCTTGACCAGTCTGATAAAGATGTCCTCCTTCCTTGGAAACTGTTCTTGACCAGTCTGATAAAGATGTCCTCCTTCCTTGGAAACTGTTCTTGACCAGTCTGATAAAGATGTCCTCCTTCCTTGGAAGCTGTTCTTGACCAGTCTGATAACGATGTCCTCCTTCCTTGGAAACTGTTCTTGACCAGTCTGATAAAGATGTCCTCCTTCCTTGGAAACTGTTCTTGACCAGTCTGATAAAGATGTCCTCCTTGCTTGGAAGCTGTTCTTGACCAGTCTGATAAAGATGTCCTCCTTCCTTGGAAGCTGTTCTTGACCAGTCTGATAAAGATGTCCTCCTTCCTTGGAAACTGTTCTTGACCAGTCTGATAAAGATGTCCTCCTTCCTTGGAAACTGTTCTTGACCCATCTAGTTTACATTGAAAACGACATTTGTTCAAAAGTATATTTTCTCCATCTTATATTTCACATCTTTCTCTAGTCTATTTCTCACTTCTTGTCTCTGTCTTCCAGGTTTCCCTCTGTCCACCCTGTCTGTACTGTTTGTGACCTACTGTGGTGTTCAGctggtgaaggagagggagagaaaacaagcCTTTTTGGATGACCCCGAGCCAGCGGCCGTGCCCAAAGACATGCCTGTGGAGGTCGGAAAAATGAAAGCTGAGTAAACGCATAAACAAGGAGAAAACTTAATTTTGTTTTTTGAGGACCTGGTTTTCACATCAACAGTCAACAACCCCCCCAGCCCCTTTCATATTTTTACACCCTTGAGCTTCCATACTGTACTGAATTGTACCAGACTGTCACAAGTCACAGGTAATCATCGTCGTGGCAactcttctactactactactactactactactactaccaagtTGTCACCATGACaactactactctaccactctgTTGGTTTTGAAAAAACAAagcattattttattatttttaactGTGAAAAGTCCTGAAGTGCACTTGCTGTAGATAATCGTCATTTGACACGTACCCTCGTCCTTTTTGGTACATACACCGAAGGTACATTTTTGTATATTCATATGAAACAAAAGATGGATATCAGGAAATAGAAGAGAGACATGGCAAATATTTTATGCAGACACAGCTAATATATTGACATCACATGTTCTTAtttagagcgacttacagtagtgattgTATCCATTTTTTTGTACTGGTCcccagtgggaatcaaacccacatccTTGGCATTGCACATTGTTGTCAAACACCTCTGAGCCAAATGTCTCTACATTTTGTTCAAGTGTCTTTTATGTCTGTTTTTAATGTACCAAAACTATTGCAGTAATACAAAACTGAAACCTCATAACTCTGTCTTGTTTGTGTTAATATTACACTACTTGAGACCTAAATGACATTAACATTTTTCATCTTACATCTTGAGAATTTCTTTAAGTAAGAGATCCATGTTACAGAAGAGGCCTACTTTATCTCTTCAGGATATTTTTAGGCTGTTGTATTGGTTGAGCCCCCGTCTAACAAGAGTCAAAGGGTTACAGTATTATTGAACAGAAAATGTGGTTCAAAATGGATGAATAATTTATAGAATGGATTACAGTCTTAGAAATAAATATTTGTGTATATTGTTTTCATATGGAATGAACCCCAACCCAAACATAGCACTGAAGtccatccctccattctactATAGACAGTATCCATGACTGCTCAACTCCATACAGTATCATGACTGCTCAACTCCAGACAGTATCCATGACTGCTCAACTCCATACAGTATCCATGACTGCTCAACTCCATACAGTATCCATGACTGCTCAACTCCATACAGTATCCATGACTGCTCAACTCCAGACAGTATCCATGACTGATCAACTCCATACAGTATCCATGACTGCTCAACTCCATACAGTATCCATGACTGCTCAACTCCATACAGTATCCATGACTGCTCAACTCCATACAGTATCCATGACTGCTCAACTCCATACAGTATCCATGACTGCTCAACTCCAGACAGTATCCATGACTGCTCAACTCCATACAGTATTCATGACTTCTCAACTCCATACAGTATCCATGACTGCTCAACTCCATACAGTATCCATGACTGCTCAACTCCATACAGTATCCATGACTGATCAACTCCATACAGTATCCATGACTTCTCAACTCCATACAGTATCCATGACTGCTCAACTCCATACAGTATCCATGACTGCTCAACTCCATACAGTATCCATGACTGCTCAACTCCAGACAGTATCCATGACTGCTCAACTCCATACAGTATCCATGACTGCTCAACTCCATACAGTATCCATGACTGCTCAACTCCATACAGTATCCATGACTGCTCAACTCCATACAGTATCCATGACTGATCAACTCCATACAGTATCCATGACTTCTCAACTCCATACAGTATCCATGACTGCTCAACTCCATACAGTATCCATGACTGCTCAACTCCATACAGTATCCATGACTGCTCAACTCCAGACAGTATCCATGACTGCTCAAATCCATACAGTATCCATGACTGCTCAACTCCAGACAGTATCCATGACTGCACAACTCCATACAGTATCCATGACTGATCAACTCCATACAGTATCCATGACTTCTCAACTCCATACAGTATCCATGACTGCTCAACTCCATACAGTATCCATGACTGCTCAACTCCATACAGTATCCATGACTGCACAACTCCATACAGTATCCATGACTGCTCAACTCCATACAGTATCCATGACTGCTCAACTCCATACAGTATCCATGACTGATCAACTCCATACAGTATCCATGACTGCTCAACTCCATACAGTATCCATGACTGCTCAACTCCATACAGTATCCATGACTGCTCAACTCCATACAGTATCCATGACTGATCAACTCCATACAGTATCCATGACTGCTCAACTCCATACAGTATCCATGACTGATCAACTCCATACAGTATCCATGACTGCTCAACTCCATACAGTATCCATGACTGCTCAACTCCAGACAGTATCCATGACTGCTCAACTCCATACAGTATCCATGACTGCTCAACTCCATACAGTATCCATGGCTGATCAACTCCATACAGCATCCATGACTGATCAACTCCATACAGTATCCATGACTACTCAACTCCATACAGTATCCATGACTGCTCAACTCCAGACAGTATCCATGACTGCTCAACTCCATACAGTATCCATGACTGCTCAACTCCATACAGTATCCATTACTGCTCAACTCCATACAGTATCCATGACTGATCAACTCCATACAGTATCCATGACTGATCAACTCCATACAGTATCCATGACTACTCAACTCCATACAGTATTCATGACTGCACAACTCCACTCAGCCATTATTTTACAGTAGAGATTAAGTGTGCAATTTCtgcatctccctcctcccctctcagaTGACACAGCCTGCTGCTGGATAAAGACCTGGGTTTAAATAGCATTAGAAATCATTTAAATACTTTGTATTGCATTTCCTTAAGCTTGTCTGGGTTACCAGATGGGTGGGTTTTACACAATGGGAATATTCAATTGGTTGCATTGCAACAGACAAGCTCAATGAAATACAGTTGaattattttaaatattttaaataCTATTTGATTCCAGGTCTGGCTGGCAACATGCCACTCTGAGAGGGTCTGGGCTGAGGACCTATTCTGGCATCAGTCGGCACACTATGAAAGGCTCAAGCACCAAGGGATATGGGTTTAGTCTGGGACTCTCTGTCCTGTCACTGAAACCTGTTCAGTGAAATGTCTTCCGTCTAAGAGAGATTCAgttgcactgcatctcagtactataAGCGTCACTACGGTCGTGGccaaaaagttttgagaatgacacaaatattaattttcacaaagtctgctgcctcagtttgtatgatggcaatttgcatatactccagataTCAGataaattgcaattaattgcaaagtccctctttgccatgcaaatgaactgaatcccccaaaacatttccactgcatttcagccctgctacAAAAGCACCAGCTGACATcaagtcagtgattctctcgtttacacaggtgtgagtgttgacgaagacaaggctggagatcaacCTGTCATGCTggttgagtttgaataacagactggatgcttcaaaaggaggggggtgcttggaatcatttttCTTCCTCTGTTAactatggttacctgcaaggaaacacgtgccgtcatcattgctttccACCACAGTTCAGTGATAATATTTCTGTACCGGTTGGGATTTGATAAGATTTGGAGACAACATAATAAACTGTTAGGAATACAACATTCGGTCCTCAAATGTAGTTTTGATGAACTCTCTAATGGACTCTAGGTGCTCTATGAAGGTACTCTATGTCCCCCACATGAAAACATACTTCCGGGAAACATTCCCACTGTCACCACAAGGGGGCCGTGTCTCACTGTCTGAAATCCCATGTGTCACTGATGAGGAGGATGTAGCCCAGTGTACATTTATAAATCAAAGTTGCTCACTTCACATTCAGGACAAATGTCTCAGCCATTCATCACTCAAACACTAGGATACGCAAGTGTCTCAAAGCTCTTCAGGAATCTACTTGTCCGTGTCCTCTCTCATTCACACTGATCTGACAGGACGGGACAGGTCAGAGCAACATGGATCACACAGACTCCATGCTTCCATTAATTTTCATTCCATTCCTATCCAGTCTCAATCACATCAGTGCAGCACAAGGTGATAGCGTGTAAGAGAGTCATCTAAAGTACGGAGACTTCACCGTcaccaagacaaaggagctgcccgtgaactacaggaaaaggagcacgaCCCAATTTACATcggcggggctgtagtggagcgggtcgagagcttcaagttccttggtgtccacatcacaaacaaactatcatggttcaaacacaccaagacagttgtgaagagggcacgacaacacctattccctCTGAGGAGCCTGAAaggatttgtcatgggtccccagGTCCTCAAAaacttctacagctgcaccatcgagagcattttgaccggttgcatcaccgcctggtatggcaactgctctgcgtctgaccgcaaggcgctacagatagtagtgcatacggcccagtacatcactgtggccaagcctgctgacatccaggacctctataataggcggtgtcagaggaaggccctaaaaataggCAAAGATTCCAGCCATCCGTCATAGACTGTACTCTCTGCTACCGtacagcaagtggtaccggagcgccaagtctaggaccaaaaggctccttaacagcttctacccccaagccattagactgctgaacagttaaccAAATGacaacccagactatttgcattgctgctactcactgtttattatctatacatagtcactttaccccctaCTTACatttacaaatgacctggactaacctgtacccccgcacattgactcggtattggtgccccctgtatatagcctcgttattgttattgttattgggtggaatgttattattatttttcataattaataaacattatttgttattgtgttgttactttttgttttgtttatttcataaatcatgtttatatttttatattattttcttaaaactgcactgttgttgagggcttgtaagtaagcatttttgCGCATGTGACAAGTACAATTAGATTTTCCACGCCTGGCTGAGTGGCGCATGAAGGGGGAGAACATGACACTCCCCTTTGGGCTGCAGGTCAGCTGTTGGTGGGGGATGGGGTAGTGGGGCTGtccagagaggagcgagagagggagggagggggagggagggagggagggagggagggagggagagagggagagagagagagagagagggagagagagagagagaagagagagagagagagagagagggagggagagagagagagagagagagagagagggagggagggagagagagagagagagagagagagagagggagggagggagagagagagagagaaccaaagagactGTAGGGAGGTCATTTTACACACTCACCAAAATGGATAGTGAAGTAGGGCACACTAATGTTCTCCAAAACATACCTGACAAAGATCCTTTTGGGATTCAAACATTGTGAACTATGAAAGGTCTGTGTTGGAGAAAAGGAGTGTGACGCATCTAGTTAATGACTACAGGGTCTTTCCAGTATGTAAAGTGATGTGTGTGTTGACTACATATGCTATATTATCTATAAATACACTCTGAGTTGGAGAGACTGACAGCCACAGACAGCTGCAGGAACTGCTACCGATGTGGACTAGCTAGCTGCCCCATTACCCAAcctcatctctcgctctctctctctctctctctctggactgtACTGTGAAAACAGGCAGTACTGTGCTGTCCTGTTGTGGGGAGCGAGCAGGGATCATACTCTCGTCATTTTAGAAATCTTTCCCACAAAAAACATCTACAAGTTGATAGGATGTAAGAGAGGACCTGAGGAGAACCTAACAGAAAAAAACAAGATGGCTGCCTTATCGATAGACCCGGTGGAACAGCCAAGGATGTACCAGCAAACCCTGCTCCAGGACGGCCTCTGTGACCTGCTGGAAAACCAGAAGTTTGTAGACTGTGTCTTGAAGATCCAGGACAGGGAGTTCCCGTGCCACCGCTTGGTCCTTGCTGCCTCCAGCCCCTTCTTCAAGGTAATTTGTTGGTGCTGT
Encoded proteins:
- the hhatla gene encoding hedgehog acyltransferase like, a isoform X2 — protein: MRLKAALPKLELYLYAAVLYLSLLWAGTWIWDASADNVNRKVFKKSVKPGWHYFGRKMDVADFEWVMWFTTFRNHILFALAGHVIFAKVCSLISPRHRSLIYGLYGGLAVLVSMGGGFLALVLSHCFILYSVALVKRKWIVFVAGLASLATFKMEPFNTWQQGFVTGYFELQDILFYGGSCFTIMRCMSFALENCEKKDGNYTFTDLLKYNFYLPFFYFGPIQTFDQFHVQANNPNLTRKQREMWNITTGALLHLGAIFVVDVFFHYLYILTIPNDMKLVKQLSDWSLAGLAYSNLVYDWVKAAVMFGVINTVARLDHLDPPQPPKCITMLYVFAETHFDRGINDWLCKYVYDYIGGSHKHIFKELVATICTFVVTTLWLGPCELVYIWSFFNCFGLNLELWVDKIFSLPPFSNIEYAIGEAMSRRIRAVFGALNFWTIILYNVLALNSLEFAKLVGKRLIVQGFPLSTLSVLFVTYCGVQLVKERERKQAFLDDPEPAAVPKDMPVEVGKMKAE
- the hhatla gene encoding hedgehog acyltransferase like, a isoform X1, which translates into the protein MRLKAALPKLELYLYAAVLYLSLLWAGTWIWDASADNVNRKVFKKSVKPGWHYFGRKMDVADFEWVMWFTTFRNHILFALAGHVIFAKVCSLISPRIGMDDWYCKHRSLIYGLYGGLAVLVSMGGGFLALVLSHCFILYSVALVKRKWIVFVAGLASLATFKMEPFNTWQQGFVTGYFELQDILFYGGSCFTIMRCMSFALENCEKKDGNYTFTDLLKYNFYLPFFYFGPIQTFDQFHVQANNPNLTRKQREMWNITTGALLHLGAIFVVDVFFHYLYILTIPNDMKLVKQLSDWSLAGLAYSNLVYDWVKAAVMFGVINTVARLDHLDPPQPPKCITMLYVFAETHFDRGINDWLCKYVYDYIGGSHKHIFKELVATICTFVVTTLWLGPCELVYIWSFFNCFGLNLELWVDKIFSLPPFSNIEYAIGEAMSRRIRAVFGALNFWTIILYNVLALNSLEFAKLVGKRLIVQGFPLSTLSVLFVTYCGVQLVKERERKQAFLDDPEPAAVPKDMPVEVGKMKAE